From the genome of Bacteroidota bacterium:
GTGTACTTATTCCTGATTGGGAAAAATACGGCGATAAATTGGAAGAACGACTCGGCCGCTCAAAACGCTTTACGAACTTGTTGTTCATGAAAGCGCGACAAAATCCAAAACGAATTATTTTCCCGGAAGGGGATGAAGAAAAAATTCTCAGAGCGGCACAGATTCTCGTCGATCAGAATATTGCTCAGCCGATCCTTGTCGGGAACGAAGAAAAAATCCAAAAGGTTATTAAGGATCTTCATTTGGAATTTGATGCACACGTAGAGATCGTTGATCCGAAAACGTTTCCGCAGAAAGATCAATTTGTGGAAGAGTATTATAAACTTCGCCAGCGCAAAGGTGCAACACATTATTATGCGGAACGAACCATGCAGCAGCGTTTTTATTTTTCCATGATGATGGTTCGTCTTGGCTATGCCGATGGTGTTATTGCTGGATTGACAACGAACTATCCCGACACGATTCGTCCCGCACTTCACGTGATCGGCATGAGGCAAAATATTAAGAACGTTTCCGGAATGTATGCCGTGATTGCAAAGAAAGGAACGTATTTCTTCTCCGATACAACGGTGAACATCGATCCTGATGCTGAAACACTCGCCGAGATTGCCTTGTTGACATCGGAAACCGTGCAGCGATTTGATGTCGATCCGAGAGTTGCTATGTTGTCCTTCAGTAATTTTGGTAGCACCAAACATCCACGATCCGAAAAAATAAAGCGTGCTGTGGAAATCATCAAAACAAGAAATCCTAAATTGATGGTTGATGGCGAAATGCAGGCAGATACAGCGGTAACGCCTGAATTGCTTGAAAAGGAATTTCCGTTTAGTTCACTAAAAGGTGCGGCGAATGTTCTTATTTTCCCGAGCCTGAATTCAGCAAATATCGCCTATAAATTGATGGGCCGAATCGGTGAAGCAGAACTTATTGGACCGATCCTGATGGGAATGGCAAAACCGGTTCATGTATTACAACGAGGTGCTGAAGTAACGGATATTGTGAACATGGCAGCGATCTGCGCTGTTGATGCTATCGAAATCCAATAGATTAACTCTTCCACGATATTCTGTGGAACAGTTGGTCGGTAAATTTGTCTTAGGTGTCAACTAAACTTAGAGTTGGTATAGCGTGTCTAAGTTGACACCTAAGACTATTACAATATCATGAAAAAAATAACTCTTCTTATTGTTGCACTATCATTACTCGGCGGAACTACTGGATATTATTTCTATTCTAAGAATGGAGTCGAAGAAGTTCAATTCCGAACCGAAAAAGTTTCGAAAGGAGATATTCAAGTTGTTGTCACTGCTACCGGAACGCTCAGCGCAGTGCGGACAGTGCAAGTCGGTTCGCAGGTTTCGGGAACTCTTCAAAAAGTGAATGTCGATTTCAACGATAAAGTGAAACAGGGACAGATCGTTGCACAGATCGATCCGACATTTTTGGAAGCCAGCGTGCGAGATGCGGAAGCGAGTTTGCAACGGACTACCGCACAATACAATGAAGCGAAACGAAGCTATGAACGGGTCAAAACACTCGTTGATAAAAATCTGGCGTCGCAGGCAGACTACGATGCAGCACTGGCACAGTTCGAAGCAAACGACGCTGCAAGGAAACAATCTGTTGCTCAAGTTGAGCGGGCCAAAATTAATCTTCGCTACGCTACCATCAAATCGCCAATCGATGGAGTCATTATCTCGCGGGCAGTCGATGTCGGCCAGACCGTGGCGGCAAGCCTTTCTGCCCCGACGTTATTCACCATAGCCAATGATTTGACAAAGATGCAGGTTCAGGCAAATGTTGATGAAGCAGATATTGGAAAAGTTGAAGAAGAACAAGAAGTATCCTTTACCGTTGATGCATATCCGGAACAAACATTTCGAGGAAAAGTAAGACAGGTTCGACTTTCGCCAAAAGTAGAACAGAATGTTGTCAATTATACCGTCATCATCGATGTGCCTAATCCGGATTTGAAATTGATGCCAGGAATGACCGCTACTGTCACAATCCAAATAACGAAGAAAGAGTCGGTCCTCAAAATTCCGACTGTTGCCCTACGATTTAATCCACCGGAGGCGTATATCGAACAACGAAAAGACTCCTCCCAATCCCAAAACGGAGGAGATGATTCAGCGCGAGCAGAACGGAGAAAACAGTGGATGGAAAGGATGCAGCGAGAAGGGGGCGTACCTGGTGGATCCGATCCTCAGGCTATGCAGCGCAGAATGCAATCCCGAGGCATCAATCGTGTATGGATAATGAATGAGCGGAAGAAACTTGAACCTGTTATGGTTCGTACCGGCATTTCGGACGGAACGTTTACCGAAGTGGTGCGAGGGAAGATTGAAGAAGGACAAGAGATTATAGTCGGTACAATTGCACAGCGCTCTCAATCACAACAAACGAACTCATCTCCATTCAATCAACAACGCCAAGGCGGCGGCATGCCGCGAAGATTCTAACAATGGGAATTTTCGATACGTTTGAAATTGCGTTGATTTCTCTTACGCGCAACAAGATCCGCTCGTTTCTGACGATGCTTGGAATCATCATTGGTGTCGGCGCAGTGATTGCGATGATGGCCGTGGGGACTGGTGCACAGGAAAGCATAAAACAGCAAATCGCGTCGCTCGGTACAAATGTGATTCTTATTTTTCCCGGATCATTCAATCAAGGAGGCGTGCGTGCAGGAACCGGTACCTCTGCTTCTATAACACCCGATGACCTTATTGCTATTCAAACACAATGTCCTTCCGTAGCGCTGGCAACTCCATCCGTTCGCGATGGCGCACAGATTGTTTATCAGGAACAGAATTGGCGCGCAGGTGTTATTGGTGTAACACCGGAATATTTTACCATTCGAAGCTGGCCGGTCGGCAGTGGACAATACTTTACGGATGCTGATGTTCGCGGCGCAACGAAAGTTTGCGTGATTGGTCAAACCATTGCTGATAATTTATTTAAAGGAGGCGATCCAATTGGTGCAATCATTCGCATAAAAAAAATGCCGTTTAAGATTGTTGGTGTGCTCTCACCCAAAGGGCAATCGGCACAAGGTTCAGATCAGGATGATATTATTATTGCACCATATACTACTGTGCAAAAAAAGATGACAGGACAGACATATCTTGGAAGTATCTTAGCATCTGCTACCACTGAAGAAGCAATGCAAGATGCACAAGCGCAAATCACAGAATTGCTTCGTGTGAGACACAAACTGCAGCCATGGGATGAGAATGATTTTACTGTCCGAAGTCAAACAGAGATCGCCACGGCGGCACAATCCACATCGCAAGTGTTGACGATTTTACTTGCATCCATTGCGTCAATTTCACTTATTGTCGGCGGAATCGGGATCATGAATATCATGCTTGTTTCCGTTACAGAGCGGACAAAAGAGATTGGAATCAGAATGGCAATCGGTGCAACCGGAAAAAATATTCTCATGCAGTTTTTAATTGAAGCAATCGTCTTGAGTCTTCTCGGCGGTTTCATCGGTGTTTTACTTGGTCTTCTTTCTTCCAACCTTATTTCTGTGTTGGCAGGATGGACAACACGTGTCTCTCTCATGTCTATCATTTTAGCGTTTGCATTCTCTGCTGCTGTTGGAATTTTTTTTGGATTATACCCAGCACGAAAAGCGGCACAACTCAATCCTATTGATGCCCTTCGGTACGAATGACATCAAAGCCGCATATTACTTTTATTTTAAATCCAGTCGCTGGCCGCGGTAAGGCGAAGCATATTCAAGCTGCGCTGGAAGAGATGCTTCAACATTCGTCATTGAATTATGAGTTTCATCTTACCTCCGGACCGGGTGACGGGACAACGCTTGCAAGAGCTTCAAGCACTTCATCATCGATTGTTGTTGCTATCGGCGGTGATGGAACGGTGAACGAGGTTGCGTCAGGATTAGTCGGAACGAATGCTGCTCTGGCTGTCATGAGCGAAGGATCAGGGAATGATTTTGCACGGATCGTCAATGCCCCGAATAATCCAAAAGATCTATTATGGTTACTCGAACATCCTCAGTTCAAACAATTCGACTCGGGAAAAATCAGGTTAACGCACGAAGACGGATCGATGAGTGAGCGGAGCTTTTTCAATTCAGTCGGACTTGGGTTTGACGCTGCTGTGGCAAAAAAAGTGAGCTCAATCCGTTGGCTCAAGGGAATTCCTCTGTATCTTACAGCATTGCTCCAAACAGTTGCAGGATATAAGCCGCATTATTTTTTTGTGAAGCATCGCAATGAAATATGGCAGAAGAACTATTTTCTGCTCTGTATTGGCAACGGAAGATGGGAAGGGGGTGGATTCATGCTCACACCGAACGCACTTCCCGATGACGGAATTTTTGAAGTGTGCGGAGTGACAGGTGATTCAATTCTTAAAGTACTTCCTGTTTTGCCACTTGTGATGGCGGGAAAGCATCTAGGGAAAAAGTACATTGAAACTTTTGATGCGACCTCACTTGTTGTTGAAAGTAATGAAGGATTTCCGGTTCACGGTGATGGTGAAATTTTCGGCTTAAAAGTAAAAAAGACGGAAATTTCGCTAAATCCGAGATCATTGAATGTTGTCGTATCGCACAGTTGATATTTATTGTGTTTATTAGCTCTTGCGTTCGCAGTGAAATAATATATATTGCACAAATTAATTGTATTGACCTATGGCACCTCCAAATAAAAATACTCCGAAACGCAATGAAGAGATGCGCAAGTATGTCTTACGACGGGATAAGATGTGCTGCCAATGGCCAGGATGCGGAAGCACACTGAACATTGATGTTCTTTTCTTGATTGAAACGGATAATGAAACTCCGCCTGATAATTCCCTCTTTTATAAAAACGGTGTAACGTTATGTCCGAAACACATGGAAATTGTAAATTTGCATGACAAAGCGTTTGGTCCTTTGATCTTTGATCTGATTCAGTTAGTAGAGTTTGAAAGGGATCTGCAGGAAACTGAAAAGGAGTATAAGGAACTCTTGAGCAAATAACAGTTCAATTGAACAACAGCAACATTTTTGTTATACTGTATCCGTCCTGATAAGGATGGATTTTTTTATTTTTAGGGAGAGTAGTGAATGCATATTGCAGAAATTCTTAAACAACAAGCGCCGCATTTTAGTTTTGAATTTTTTCCGCCAAAAACAGAAGAGGCTTCAAAAATATTATTTGAGTCTATTAAAGAACTGACACCGTTAAAACCTTCCTA
Proteins encoded in this window:
- a CDS encoding ABC transporter permease: MGIFDTFEIALISLTRNKIRSFLTMLGIIIGVGAVIAMMAVGTGAQESIKQQIASLGTNVILIFPGSFNQGGVRAGTGTSASITPDDLIAIQTQCPSVALATPSVRDGAQIVYQEQNWRAGVIGVTPEYFTIRSWPVGSGQYFTDADVRGATKVCVIGQTIADNLFKGGDPIGAIIRIKKMPFKIVGVLSPKGQSAQGSDQDDIIIAPYTTVQKKMTGQTYLGSILASATTEEAMQDAQAQITELLRVRHKLQPWDENDFTVRSQTEIATAAQSTSQVLTILLASIASISLIVGGIGIMNIMLVSVTERTKEIGIRMAIGATGKNILMQFLIEAIVLSLLGGFIGVLLGLLSSNLISVLAGWTTRVSLMSIILAFAFSAAVGIFFGLYPARKAAQLNPIDALRYE
- a CDS encoding diacylglycerol kinase family protein, producing MTSKPHITFILNPVAGRGKAKHIQAALEEMLQHSSLNYEFHLTSGPGDGTTLARASSTSSSIVVAIGGDGTVNEVASGLVGTNAALAVMSEGSGNDFARIVNAPNNPKDLLWLLEHPQFKQFDSGKIRLTHEDGSMSERSFFNSVGLGFDAAVAKKVSSIRWLKGIPLYLTALLQTVAGYKPHYFFVKHRNEIWQKNYFLLCIGNGRWEGGGFMLTPNALPDDGIFEVCGVTGDSILKVLPVLPLVMAGKHLGKKYIETFDATSLVVESNEGFPVHGDGEIFGLKVKKTEISLNPRSLNVVVSHS
- a CDS encoding efflux RND transporter periplasmic adaptor subunit; this encodes MKKITLLIVALSLLGGTTGYYFYSKNGVEEVQFRTEKVSKGDIQVVVTATGTLSAVRTVQVGSQVSGTLQKVNVDFNDKVKQGQIVAQIDPTFLEASVRDAEASLQRTTAQYNEAKRSYERVKTLVDKNLASQADYDAALAQFEANDAARKQSVAQVERAKINLRYATIKSPIDGVIISRAVDVGQTVAASLSAPTLFTIANDLTKMQVQANVDEADIGKVEEEQEVSFTVDAYPEQTFRGKVRQVRLSPKVEQNVVNYTVIIDVPNPDLKLMPGMTATVTIQITKKESVLKIPTVALRFNPPEAYIEQRKDSSQSQNGGDDSARAERRKQWMERMQREGGVPGGSDPQAMQRRMQSRGINRVWIMNERKKLEPVMVRTGISDGTFTEVVRGKIEEGQEIIVGTIAQRSQSQQTNSSPFNQQRQGGGMPRRF